Proteins encoded together in one Maricaulis maris window:
- a CDS encoding NAD(P)/FAD-dependent oxidoreductase produces MGFETDVIIVGAGAVGLATGRAFARRGFETIVLEAGSMIGQGVSSRNSEVIHGGLYYPTGSLKARLCVAGRRLLYAFLEKHHVPYSKCGKLVVATEPHEIERLDAILDQAQANQVEGMRRLSAAESRALEPELKVEAALLSQESGVMDSHAYMDALAGEISAHGGAIAINTPFAGAAPRSGGGFVVRTGGEHATEVTTRYLVIAAGLGAQSAAAAIEGLPAAHVPKLHFGKGVYFTMAGKAPFSHLVYPLPIPGALGTHYRRDLGGQARFGPDLAFVNSEDYTVDPARAEAFYATIRRFWPTLAEGALVPDYAGIRPKLHGPGQPQPDFRIDGPEVHGLGGLIALFGIESPGLTSSLAIGETVAERLSA; encoded by the coding sequence ATGGGTTTCGAGACGGACGTGATCATTGTTGGCGCCGGAGCCGTCGGTCTGGCGACCGGGCGGGCCTTTGCGCGACGCGGTTTCGAGACCATCGTGCTGGAAGCGGGTTCGATGATCGGGCAGGGCGTGTCCTCGCGCAATTCCGAGGTGATCCATGGCGGGCTCTACTATCCGACAGGATCGCTGAAAGCCCGGCTCTGCGTGGCAGGACGCCGTCTGCTCTATGCTTTCCTCGAAAAGCATCACGTGCCGTACAGCAAGTGCGGCAAGCTGGTGGTTGCCACGGAACCCCACGAGATCGAGCGCCTCGATGCCATTCTCGACCAGGCGCAGGCCAACCAGGTTGAGGGCATGCGACGGCTCAGCGCGGCTGAATCACGCGCCCTCGAACCGGAACTGAAGGTCGAGGCGGCCCTTCTTTCGCAGGAGAGCGGGGTGATGGACAGTCATGCCTATATGGACGCGCTGGCGGGTGAAATCTCCGCTCATGGCGGTGCAATCGCCATCAACACGCCCTTCGCCGGTGCGGCGCCGCGCTCCGGCGGGGGTTTTGTGGTGCGTACCGGCGGCGAGCATGCGACCGAGGTCACGACACGCTATCTGGTCATTGCCGCAGGGCTGGGCGCCCAGTCGGCGGCGGCAGCGATCGAGGGGCTACCGGCAGCGCATGTCCCCAAACTCCACTTTGGCAAGGGTGTCTATTTCACCATGGCGGGCAAGGCGCCGTTCTCCCATCTCGTCTATCCGCTGCCGATCCCGGGCGCGCTCGGGACGCATTATCGCCGTGATCTTGGCGGACAGGCGCGCTTTGGTCCGGACCTCGCCTTCGTCAACAGCGAGGACTACACGGTCGACCCGGCGCGAGCCGAGGCGTTCTACGCGACGATCCGCCGGTTCTGGCCGACGCTTGCGGAGGGCGCGCTTGTGCCCGACTATGCCGGCATCCGCCCCAAGCTGCACGGTCCTGGCCAGCCGCAGCCCGATTTCCGGATCGACGGTCCGGAGGTTCACGGGCTGGGCGGTCTGATCGCCCTGTTCGGGATTGAAAGCCCGGGCCTGACTTCGTCGCTGGCCATTGGTGAGACGGTGGCCGAACGCTTATCCGCTTGA
- the tdh gene encoding L-threonine 3-dehydrogenase, with product MKALVKAKPQEGIWMEDVPEPQIGPDDVLIKIKRTAICGTDIHIYNWDDWAAKNVPTPMVVGHEYAGEIVDIGSNVTRVKVGQRVSGEGHVVGVTSRAARAGRFHLDPETRGVGVNIPGAFAEYMKLPAFNVVPLPEDVPDEIGAILDPLGNAVHTALQFDMIGEDVLITGAGPIGIMAAAIARHVGARHVVLTDINTHRLHLASQVAPKIRTVDVSKENIADVARSLGMTEGFDVGLEMSGAPQAFGSMLNNMVMGGKVAMLGLPSKPIEVDFGQLVLKAITLKGIYGREMFETWYKMIAMLESGLDISRIITHRYKADEFQKGFDAMRAGKSGKVVLDWD from the coding sequence ATGAAAGCCCTGGTCAAAGCCAAGCCGCAAGAAGGCATCTGGATGGAGGATGTCCCCGAGCCGCAGATCGGCCCGGATGATGTCCTGATCAAGATCAAGCGGACCGCGATCTGCGGCACCGACATCCATATCTACAACTGGGATGACTGGGCCGCCAAGAATGTCCCGACCCCAATGGTGGTCGGCCATGAATATGCCGGCGAGATCGTCGATATCGGCTCCAATGTGACGCGGGTGAAAGTCGGCCAGCGGGTCTCCGGTGAGGGCCATGTTGTTGGTGTCACCAGCCGCGCTGCCCGCGCCGGTCGCTTCCATCTCGATCCCGAAACCCGCGGTGTCGGGGTCAATATCCCCGGCGCCTTTGCCGAATACATGAAACTGCCGGCCTTCAATGTCGTGCCGCTGCCGGAAGACGTGCCCGACGAGATCGGTGCCATCCTCGACCCGCTTGGCAATGCCGTTCACACCGCGCTGCAGTTCGACATGATCGGTGAGGACGTGCTGATCACCGGGGCCGGCCCGATTGGCATCATGGCCGCGGCGATCGCGCGTCATGTCGGTGCACGCCACGTCGTGCTGACCGATATCAACACCCATCGCCTGCACCTGGCCAGCCAGGTCGCGCCGAAAATCCGCACCGTCGATGTCTCCAAGGAAAACATCGCCGATGTCGCCAGATCACTCGGCATGACCGAGGGTTTTGATGTCGGGCTGGAAATGTCCGGCGCGCCGCAGGCCTTCGGCTCCATGCTCAACAATATGGTGATGGGCGGAAAGGTCGCCATGCTCGGCCTGCCGTCCAAGCCGATCGAGGTCGATTTCGGCCAGCTCGTGCTCAAGGCCATTACCCTGAAGGGCATTTACGGCCGCGAGATGTTCGAGACCTGGTACAAGATGATCGCCATGCTCGAAAGCGGGCTGGACATCTCGCGGATCATCACCCACCGCTACAAGGCGGATGAGTTCCAGAAGGGTTTCGACGCCATGCGTGCTGGCAAGTCCGGCAAGGTGGTTCTGGACTGGGATTGA
- a CDS encoding nitroreductase family protein: protein MGMEKRVPLENYVQYPEAEMRERVSRFTQNLLRRRTVRDYSDRPVERAVIEQAIMAAGSAPSGANHQPWHFVVLSDPAKRKALREAAEAEEKAFYNGKAPQEWLDALAPLGTDASKPFLEHAPVLIAVFAQKRGGEQVGQDKKNYYIHESVGIACGFLLAALHEAGLVTLTHTPNPMRFLNEVCERPVEEKPYMLIVGGYPAEDATVPEHALVKKSLDEITTWL, encoded by the coding sequence ATGGGTATGGAAAAACGTGTGCCGCTGGAAAACTACGTCCAGTATCCCGAAGCCGAGATGCGCGAGCGGGTCAGCCGCTTCACGCAGAACCTGCTGCGTCGTCGCACGGTGCGGGATTATTCCGACCGGCCGGTTGAACGGGCGGTGATCGAACAGGCCATCATGGCGGCCGGTTCGGCCCCGTCGGGCGCCAATCACCAGCCTTGGCATTTCGTGGTGCTCAGCGATCCGGCCAAGCGCAAGGCGCTGCGCGAGGCCGCCGAGGCCGAGGAGAAGGCCTTCTACAATGGCAAGGCGCCGCAGGAATGGCTCGATGCGCTGGCGCCGCTCGGCACGGATGCCAGCAAGCCCTTCCTTGAGCATGCCCCGGTGCTGATCGCGGTTTTTGCCCAGAAGCGCGGCGGCGAGCAGGTCGGTCAGGACAAGAAGAATTACTACATCCATGAAAGCGTCGGCATTGCCTGCGGCTTCCTGCTGGCGGCCCTGCACGAGGCCGGCCTGGTGACGCTGACCCACACGCCCAATCCGATGCGCTTTCTCAACGAGGTCTGCGAACGCCCGGTCGAGGAAAAGCCCTATATGCTGATCGTCGGTGGCTATCCGGCCGAGGATGCCACCGTGCCGGAGCATGCCCTGGTCAAGAAAAGCCTCGACGAGATCACGACCTGGCTTTGA
- a CDS encoding superinfection immunity protein: MEIYVMGGEVAVIGLLAYFIPTLIALLRGHDNTFAIFLTNLLLGWTMIGWIVALIWSFTAIRRRVRA; the protein is encoded by the coding sequence ATGGAGATTTACGTCATGGGTGGAGAAGTCGCGGTGATTGGCCTGCTGGCCTATTTCATACCGACCCTGATCGCGCTGCTGCGCGGGCACGACAACACCTTCGCGATCTTCCTGACCAACCTGCTTCTGGGCTGGACGATGATCGGCTGGATCGTCGCGCTGATCTGGTCCTTCACAGCCATCCGCCGGCGCGTGCGGGCCTAG
- a CDS encoding long-chain-fatty-acid--CoA ligase: MTLRAHMMDCPLMISDILVHAAKCHGDQEIVTRLPESRQIHRQTYAKTYERTQQLANALQKKLKIREGDRVATIAWNSHRHFELYYGISGIGAVVHTVNPRLDPKQLIWMLDHAQSKTVFFDKQFAPLVDAISKACKSVKNWVLLSDKSHLDSVQTKCKSYEELIAEHPAAFDWPVFDEYAAAGLCYTSGTTGDPKGVLYSHRSNVLHAMACAAADVIGVGARGNIMPVVPMFHVNAWGIPYAAPMNGAKLIMPGAQMDGASIHELIESEKVNYVAGVPTVWLGLLNYLEAEGKRIDTVERVLIGGSALPEALLRAYEDKYGVVMQQGWGMTEMSPLGTVNALLPKHDGLDREEIIKVKLKQGRLVFGVGMRIVDDEGKELPWDGKSSGHVQVRGPWIASGYYRGAGAESFTDDGWFETGDVAHLDGNGFMTITDRSKDVIKTGGEWISSIDLENAAMGHPSVGMAAAVGMPHPKWQERPLLVVQLKPGAEPDGASIIEYLRGEVPKWWLPDAVEFIEEMPIGATGKILKTKLREIYKDYEFPTVDA; this comes from the coding sequence ATGACTTTGCGCGCACACATGATGGACTGTCCGTTGATGATCTCGGACATTCTGGTCCACGCAGCAAAATGCCATGGCGATCAGGAGATCGTGACGCGTCTGCCGGAAAGCAGACAGATACACCGCCAGACCTACGCGAAAACGTATGAGCGGACACAGCAGCTGGCCAATGCCCTGCAGAAGAAGCTCAAGATTCGCGAAGGCGACCGCGTCGCGACCATCGCCTGGAATTCGCACCGCCATTTCGAACTCTATTACGGGATCTCCGGCATCGGCGCTGTGGTCCACACGGTCAATCCGCGCCTTGATCCGAAACAGCTGATCTGGATGCTCGACCACGCCCAGTCGAAGACGGTGTTCTTCGACAAGCAGTTTGCGCCGCTGGTCGATGCGATCTCCAAGGCCTGCAAATCGGTCAAGAACTGGGTCCTGCTGTCGGACAAGAGCCATCTCGATTCGGTGCAGACCAAGTGCAAGTCCTACGAGGAACTGATCGCCGAGCATCCGGCGGCGTTCGACTGGCCGGTCTTCGACGAATATGCGGCCGCCGGCCTGTGCTACACCTCCGGCACCACGGGTGATCCCAAGGGCGTGCTCTATTCGCACCGCTCCAACGTGCTGCACGCCATGGCCTGCGCCGCCGCGGATGTGATCGGTGTCGGCGCCCGCGGCAATATCATGCCGGTCGTGCCGATGTTCCACGTCAATGCCTGGGGCATTCCGTACGCGGCGCCGATGAACGGCGCCAAGCTGATCATGCCGGGCGCGCAGATGGATGGCGCCAGCATTCACGAGCTGATCGAAAGCGAGAAGGTCAATTACGTCGCCGGCGTCCCGACCGTCTGGCTTGGACTGCTCAACTATCTTGAAGCCGAGGGCAAGCGCATCGACACGGTCGAGCGCGTGCTGATCGGCGGCTCGGCCCTGCCGGAAGCGCTGCTGCGCGCCTATGAGGACAAGTATGGCGTCGTCATGCAGCAAGGCTGGGGCATGACCGAGATGAGCCCGCTGGGCACGGTCAACGCGCTGCTGCCCAAGCATGACGGCCTCGATCGCGAGGAGATCATCAAGGTCAAGCTCAAGCAGGGCCGTCTCGTCTTTGGCGTCGGCATGCGCATCGTCGACGATGAAGGCAAGGAACTGCCCTGGGACGGCAAGTCCTCCGGCCATGTCCAGGTCCGCGGACCTTGGATCGCGTCGGGCTATTACCGCGGCGCCGGCGCGGAAAGTTTCACCGATGATGGCTGGTTCGAGACCGGCGATGTCGCCCATCTCGACGGCAATGGCTTCATGACCATCACAGACCGCTCCAAGGACGTCATCAAGACCGGCGGCGAGTGGATTTCCTCGATCGATCTGGAAAACGCCGCCATGGGTCATCCCTCGGTCGGTATGGCGGCCGCCGTCGGCATGCCGCACCCGAAATGGCAGGAGCGCCCGCTTCTTGTCGTCCAGCTCAAGCCGGGCGCCGAGCCGGACGGGGCCTCGATCATCGAGTATCTGCGTGGCGAGGTGCCGAAATGGTGGCTGCCTGACGCGGTCGAGTTCATCGAGGAAATGCCGATCGGCGCGACCGGCAAGATCCTCAAGACCAAACTGCGGGAAATCTACAAGGATTATGAGTTCCCGACCGTCGACGCGTAA
- a CDS encoding threonine/serine dehydratase has protein sequence MTHRVDLPTYANIVDAAQRLAGHAVHTPLLLNDRLDAELGARLFVKAECLQRTGSFKFRGAFNRISRLTDAEKVRGVLAYSSGNHAQGVAAAARLNGTTAKILMPADAPRSKVDGVHFWGGEVVTYDRASQSREAMGQAIAEAEGRILVPPYEDPFIIAGQGTAGLEAAGQIKAVGEVADIVVCCAGGGGLIAGVGLAMREAFPDIEIWAAEPDGFDDHRRSLASGRRETNERLTGSICDAIITPTPGELTWALNATQLTGGAAITDDEALDAMATAWRHLKVVVEPGGVAALAAVLSGKIDIAGKTVCVIATGGNVDADLFRKALQRG, from the coding sequence GTGACCCATCGAGTAGACCTGCCCACCTACGCCAACATTGTGGACGCGGCGCAACGGCTCGCCGGTCACGCTGTCCATACCCCGCTCCTGCTTAATGACCGCCTCGACGCCGAACTCGGAGCGCGGCTTTTCGTCAAGGCGGAATGCCTGCAGCGCACCGGATCCTTCAAGTTTCGCGGTGCCTTCAACCGAATCTCCCGCCTCACGGATGCGGAGAAGGTCCGGGGTGTTCTGGCTTATTCGTCGGGCAATCATGCCCAGGGGGTCGCGGCCGCGGCGAGGCTCAACGGCACCACTGCAAAGATCTTGATGCCGGCCGATGCCCCGCGCTCCAAGGTCGACGGCGTGCATTTCTGGGGCGGGGAGGTCGTCACCTATGACCGCGCCAGCCAAAGCCGTGAGGCCATGGGCCAGGCGATTGCCGAAGCGGAAGGCCGGATTCTGGTCCCGCCCTATGAGGACCCGTTTATCATCGCGGGACAGGGCACCGCCGGCCTCGAAGCGGCCGGGCAGATAAAGGCCGTGGGCGAGGTCGCGGATATCGTCGTCTGCTGCGCCGGTGGCGGCGGCTTGATCGCCGGCGTCGGGCTGGCCATGCGCGAGGCTTTTCCGGACATCGAGATCTGGGCCGCCGAGCCGGACGGCTTTGATGATCACAGGCGCTCGCTCGCCAGTGGTCGCCGCGAGACCAATGAGCGACTGACCGGCTCGATCTGCGACGCGATCATCACGCCAACGCCGGGTGAGCTGACCTGGGCGCTGAACGCGACCCAGCTGACCGGTGGTGCCGCCATCACTGACGATGAGGCGCTTGACGCCATGGCGACGGCCTGGCGCCATCTCAAGGTTGTGGTCGAGCCGGGGGGTGTGGCTGCGCTGGCCGCTGTCCTGTCCGGCAAGATCGACATCGCCGGAAAGACGGTTTGCGTGATTGCGACCGGCGGCAATGTCGACGCCGATTTATTCCGGAAGGCCCTTCAGCGGGGCTGA
- a CDS encoding helix-turn-helix domain-containing protein: MAFKTDAAKIRRWRDERHWSQEHLAELAGIGLRTVQRIENGDPASRESLMALAAAFDVDAMALCVDPDVEATDRVREKNRRVREGLRLSLWIHLASYGLGMVIFAGIGLGMGDGRIMLWPAIWWTVGAVAHVATVVIVDRATRYIEQG, from the coding sequence ATGGCTTTCAAGACAGACGCCGCCAAAATCAGACGTTGGCGGGATGAGCGGCACTGGTCGCAGGAACACCTGGCCGAATTGGCCGGTATCGGTCTGAGGACCGTACAGCGGATCGAGAACGGTGATCCCGCCTCGCGGGAATCGCTGATGGCGCTGGCGGCGGCCTTCGACGTCGATGCCATGGCCCTGTGTGTCGACCCCGATGTCGAGGCAACGGATCGGGTGCGCGAAAAGAACAGGCGCGTCCGGGAGGGGCTTCGCCTTTCCTTGTGGATCCACTTGGCAAGCTATGGGCTTGGCATGGTCATCTTCGCGGGTATCGGCCTCGGGATGGGCGATGGACGGATCATGCTCTGGCCTGCGATCTGGTGGACCGTCGGCGCGGTTGCCCATGTTGCTACTGTCGTGATTGTGGACCGGGCCACCCGCTATATCGAGCAAGGCTAG
- a CDS encoding lytic transglycosylase domain-containing protein, whose product MIARCLAALVLLAVSVPVQAQIPAPRIRPEPLNFSQFLSDADFTRFREGLDAADDEDWDRVRELRLELTDTAARDILLWRIALNDPRSSFLELDLALTELDNWPRDSFIRSEAESKIDGSGLTAPFIVTWFEDNPPTTGRGRVSFAEALIEVGRIVEGETLLRDTWRSGRLASTVQSETYQRHSDFFTEDDHMARIDYLIWSDQRTLARRILPLLSGNNRNLADARLRLAGRQSGVDRAVDRIPASLSNDPGLIFERARWRRRSGMSDSTLPLLLQLPDSYADVTALELMWTERKLMILTLIRDRDYGTAYQLARAHGLNAGADFADAEFMAGWLALVHLDRPEDALAHFTRLRDNVSTPVSQSRGSYWMARALDTLGRPDEAAALYAEAGQHSTAYYGQIALTQITGTGRQLALEREPEPTPEAVIRFEARPLVRAMRLLAEQNEEYYFRLFSYRLDDQLTDPQEAVLLSRLASNYLFLRQSVRAAKAARLRGIILPQSAYPTIHLPAQTNVRAQRPEDALVHSIIRQETEFGQHAVSGAGARGMMQLMPATARETARQLGEEYRFSWLTDDLDYNLMLAMHHLAEVVDDFDGSYVLALAAYNAGSHRANRWIEDYGDPRDPDVDPVDWVESIPFSETRNYVQRVMENLQVYRSRLNDDAAVPLLIEDDLLRGSMPVRVMVDPEE is encoded by the coding sequence ATGATCGCACGTTGCCTCGCCGCGCTTGTGCTCCTTGCTGTCTCCGTTCCTGTGCAGGCGCAGATACCCGCGCCGCGCATCCGTCCGGAACCGTTGAATTTTTCGCAATTCCTGTCAGACGCGGATTTCACCCGTTTCCGGGAGGGCCTGGATGCGGCCGACGACGAGGACTGGGACCGGGTCCGCGAGCTACGTCTGGAGCTGACCGATACGGCCGCCCGCGACATCCTGTTGTGGCGCATTGCGCTCAACGATCCCCGCTCGAGCTTTTTGGAGCTCGATCTCGCTTTGACCGAGCTCGACAATTGGCCGCGTGACAGCTTCATCCGCTCGGAAGCGGAATCGAAGATTGACGGGTCGGGCCTGACAGCGCCCTTCATCGTGACCTGGTTTGAAGACAACCCGCCGACGACCGGACGCGGTCGGGTCAGTTTTGCCGAGGCCTTGATCGAGGTCGGCCGGATCGTCGAAGGCGAAACCCTGCTGCGTGACACCTGGCGCTCGGGCCGCCTGGCCTCCACGGTGCAAAGCGAGACCTATCAGCGCCATAGCGACTTCTTCACCGAAGACGACCACATGGCCCGCATCGACTATCTGATCTGGTCGGATCAACGCACCCTCGCCCGCCGCATCCTGCCGCTCCTGTCCGGCAATAATCGCAATCTGGCGGATGCGCGCCTGCGGCTGGCCGGCCGCCAGAGCGGGGTCGACCGGGCGGTCGACCGGATCCCGGCGAGCCTGTCGAATGATCCCGGCCTGATTTTCGAGCGCGCGCGATGGCGTCGCCGGTCAGGAATGAGCGACAGCACGCTGCCGCTTCTGCTGCAATTGCCCGACAGCTATGCCGACGTCACCGCGCTGGAACTGATGTGGACCGAGCGCAAGCTGATGATCCTCACGCTGATCCGCGATCGTGACTACGGCACGGCCTATCAGCTCGCCCGCGCTCACGGACTGAATGCCGGCGCCGATTTCGCCGATGCCGAATTCATGGCCGGCTGGCTCGCCCTGGTTCATCTCGATCGACCCGAGGACGCCCTCGCGCATTTCACCCGCCTGCGGGACAATGTCTCGACGCCGGTGAGCCAGTCGCGCGGCTCGTACTGGATGGCGCGCGCCCTCGACACACTCGGCCGGCCGGACGAGGCCGCCGCGCTCTATGCCGAGGCCGGTCAGCACTCGACCGCCTATTACGGCCAGATCGCGCTGACCCAGATCACCGGGACCGGTCGGCAGCTGGCCCTTGAGCGCGAGCCCGAACCGACACCGGAGGCTGTGATCCGCTTCGAGGCCCGGCCCCTGGTTCGCGCCATGCGCCTGCTGGCGGAACAGAATGAGGAATATTACTTCCGCCTGTTCAGCTACCGGCTCGATGACCAGCTGACCGACCCGCAGGAAGCCGTGCTGCTATCGCGCCTCGCCAGCAATTACCTCTTCCTGCGCCAGTCAGTCCGGGCGGCAAAGGCGGCCCGCTTGCGTGGCATCATCCTGCCCCAAAGCGCCTACCCGACCATCCATCTGCCGGCCCAGACCAATGTCCGCGCCCAGCGTCCGGAGGATGCTCTGGTACACTCCATCATCCGCCAGGAAACAGAGTTCGGACAGCACGCGGTTTCCGGTGCAGGCGCGCGCGGGATGATGCAGCTCATGCCGGCGACCGCCCGGGAAACCGCGCGACAGCTTGGCGAAGAATACCGGTTCAGCTGGCTGACCGATGATCTCGATTACAACCTCATGCTGGCCATGCACCATCTGGCCGAAGTGGTGGATGATTTCGACGGCTCCTATGTGCTTGCCCTCGCGGCCTACAATGCCGGCTCGCATCGCGCCAATCGCTGGATCGAGGATTATGGTGATCCGCGCGACCCGGATGTCGATCCGGTTGACTGGGTGGAAAGCATCCCCTTCTCGGAGACCCGCAACTACGTCCAGCGCGTGATGGAAAACCTGCAGGTCTATCGCTCACGCCTGAATGACGACGCCGCGGTCCCGCTCCTGATCGAAGACGATTTGCTGCGCGGCTCAATGCCGGTCCGGGTGATGGTGGATCCGGAGGAATAG
- the dapA gene encoding 4-hydroxy-tetrahydrodipicolinate synthase: MFKGSITALVTPFKNGAVDEAAVIALTERQIAAGTHGLVPCGTTGESATLTFEEHMRVVEIVVETAKGRVPVIAGTGSNNTAVAIENQRRARELGADAGLVVAPYYNKPNAEGLFQHFKAIHDAVDLPIVVYNVPGRTVVDIQPETVARIAGLERVVGVKDATGDTARVSAHRRLIGADFVQLSGDDPSALGFNATGGVGAISVTSNVAPALCAAFQDATLTGDWETARALNDRLMPLHHALFTSSSPGPTKYALSVLGVMNTELRLPLTEPNEASNAAVRSALVHAGLLDRA; the protein is encoded by the coding sequence ATGTTCAAAGGGTCCATCACTGCGCTCGTTACCCCCTTCAAGAACGGGGCCGTTGATGAAGCCGCCGTTATCGCGCTGACGGAGCGTCAGATTGCAGCGGGAACGCACGGCCTGGTGCCCTGCGGAACCACCGGTGAAAGCGCCACCTTGACCTTCGAGGAGCACATGCGTGTCGTCGAGATCGTGGTCGAGACCGCCAAGGGCCGCGTTCCGGTCATTGCAGGGACAGGCTCGAACAATACGGCGGTGGCGATCGAGAACCAGCGCCGCGCCCGCGAACTGGGCGCGGATGCAGGGCTGGTGGTTGCGCCCTACTATAACAAACCGAATGCGGAGGGCCTGTTCCAACACTTCAAGGCCATTCACGACGCCGTCGATCTGCCGATCGTGGTCTACAATGTCCCGGGCCGGACCGTGGTTGATATCCAGCCCGAGACGGTGGCCCGGATCGCCGGGCTCGAACGGGTTGTCGGGGTCAAGGATGCCACGGGCGACACTGCGCGGGTCTCGGCCCATCGTCGCCTTATTGGTGCCGACTTCGTGCAATTGTCCGGTGATGATCCGTCAGCGCTCGGCTTCAATGCGACCGGCGGTGTCGGTGCGATCTCGGTGACCTCGAATGTGGCTCCGGCCTTGTGTGCGGCCTTCCAGGACGCCACATTGACAGGAGACTGGGAAACAGCGCGCGCGCTCAATGACCGCTTGATGCCGCTACACCACGCGCTGTTTACCTCGTCCAGCCCGGGACCGACAAAATACGCCCTGTCCGTGCTGGGTGTGATGAATACCGAATTGCGGCTGCCGCTGACCGAACCGAATGAGGCGTCCAACGCGGCCGTGCGGTCCGCACTCGTCCATGCCGGCCTGCTTGACCGGGCCTGA